The region CTATGGCGGGTGGAAGGCGCTCCACCTGGCCGCGCACTGGGGTCACATGGAAGCGGTTGCCGCACTAAGGGAATACAGCGCCACGGTCGATATTCACGCCGCGTGCCTGATGGATGACGTCCGCCGCGTGTCGGCGATCCTGGCAGAAGATCCCGACGCGGCGCTCCGGCCGGCCCTCGGGGGTGAGCCTCCGCTTCACGTCGCCGTGACCGTCGAATGCGCAGGCCTCCTGCTCGAACACGGAGCGGAATTGAACACGCTCGACAGCGAAGGCAACACGCCGGTGGGATCGGCGATCGCACGGGGAGATCGATGCCGGCGGCTGGCGGAATACTTGATTGACCGCGGGGCACCGGCCGACCCCTGTCAGCTTGCCGCTCTTGGAAGGACGGATCAACTCAGCCGTCTTTTTCAGACCGATGCGGGTATACTGGATTTCGAAGGGAAGATCGGGGCTCACGCCGTGGAGGGCACGCCGCTGCACGCCGCGGTACAGCATGGAGAGGCGGATACGGTCCGGGCGCTGCTGGACTGGGGTTCGGATGCGAACGCGCGGGCGGATTCCGGTCAGCGTCCCCTGCATCTTTGCGGGGATCCCGGGATCGCGGCGATGCTCGTCGAAGCCGGCGCCGATCCGGGTGCGACGGACGACGAACACGATACGACGCCGCTGGTGTGGGCCAGGGTCGGGATAGAAATCCACGGACCGTCGCCGGCGCGGGAGGCCCTGGTGTCCTACCTGGAGGGCATCACACCGTCACAGAAGGACTAGCGGATTCGAACATCGCGACGATGCGGTCTTTCTCGGCGCGCCTCATCCGGCGGGCGATGCGCAGGGGCGACTTGCCCAGTCGATCCAGAAGGTTTGGATCCGCTCCATGGGCCAGCAGCAATTCCACCGATTTA is a window of Gemmatimonadota bacterium DNA encoding:
- a CDS encoding ankyrin repeat domain-containing protein; its protein translation is MSNPRTLPRDPDLDQLKTQARELLKAFRADDAEAIAAFAVHPRAIDPTAAKLTDAQLVIARRYGFSSWPVLRREVNRRRLRAAIWRGRKSSVAEILKQDGGIVNDAVAHPRWGGRPTPIQLAAERGRADVIRLLLENGADPDCGAASYGGWKALHLAAHWGHMEAVAALREYSATVDIHAACLMDDVRRVSAILAEDPDAALRPALGGEPPLHVAVTVECAGLLLEHGAELNTLDSEGNTPVGSAIARGDRCRRLAEYLIDRGAPADPCQLAALGRTDQLSRLFQTDAGILDFEGKIGAHAVEGTPLHAAVQHGEADTVRALLDWGSDANARADSGQRPLHLCGDPGIAAMLVEAGADPGATDDEHDTTPLVWARVGIEIHGPSPAREALVSYLEGITPSQKD